One Antarctobacter heliothermus DNA segment encodes these proteins:
- the crcB gene encoding fluoride efflux transporter CrcB codes for MAPILQVALGGALGASARYLTGIATARLLGKGFPWGTLTVNILGSFLMGVLVVALLHFSANRFAPLLMTGLLGGFTTFSAFSLDAVTLYERGQVGVAAGYVAASVVLSIAALFAGLALARSVTT; via the coding sequence ATGGCACCCATTCTGCAAGTCGCCCTTGGCGGCGCCCTTGGCGCATCCGCCCGCTACCTGACCGGGATCGCAACGGCGCGCCTGCTGGGCAAGGGCTTTCCCTGGGGCACGTTGACGGTGAATATCCTTGGTTCTTTCCTCATGGGGGTGCTCGTCGTGGCGCTGCTGCATTTTTCCGCCAACCGTTTTGCGCCGCTCCTGATGACCGGTCTGCTGGGCGGTTTTACCACCTTTTCAGCGTTTTCGCTGGATGCGGTCACGTTGTATGAACGTGGGCAAGTCGGGGTGGCTGCGGGCTATGTCGCGGCCTCTGTTGTCCTGTCCATTGCCGCCCTTTTTGCCGGGCTGGCGTTAGCGCGGAGTGTCACCACATGA
- a CDS encoding replication-associated recombination protein A: protein MADLFDTTDSAPEAQARADTAPRPLADRLRPQVLDEVIGQRQVLGPEAPLGVMLAAGTLGSIVFWGPPGVGKTTIARLLADATDLHFVQISAIFSGVPELRKVFEAAKQRRRTGQGTLLFVDEIHRFNKAQQDSFLPHMEDGTILLVGATTENPSFELNAALLSRAQVLVLERLGQEDLEALVARAETALDRALPLEPGARAALLDMADGDGRALLNLVEQVTSWRLDAPLDVNGLKTRLMKRAAVYDKSGDGHYNLISALHKSVRGSDPDAALYWYARMLEAGEDPRYLARRITRMAVEDIALADPQAQAVCLQSWETYERLGSPEGELAIAQALVYIALAPKSNAAYVAYKAARRAAKETGSLMPPKHILNAPTGLMKDQGYGKGYAYDHDAKDGFSGQNYFPDDMERTTFYEPVERGFERDLRKRVDYFARLRIQRTED, encoded by the coding sequence TTGGCGGATCTCTTTGACACCACGGACAGCGCGCCCGAGGCGCAGGCGCGGGCTGACACCGCGCCACGTCCCCTTGCTGACCGGCTGCGCCCGCAGGTGCTGGATGAGGTGATCGGCCAGCGTCAGGTGCTGGGACCAGAGGCGCCGTTGGGCGTCATGCTGGCCGCCGGGACGCTGGGATCTATTGTCTTCTGGGGGCCGCCGGGGGTGGGCAAGACCACCATCGCGCGGCTGCTGGCCGATGCCACCGACCTGCATTTTGTCCAGATCAGCGCGATCTTTTCCGGCGTGCCAGAACTGCGCAAGGTCTTTGAGGCGGCCAAACAGCGCCGCCGCACCGGGCAAGGCACGCTGCTTTTCGTTGACGAAATCCACCGCTTCAACAAGGCGCAGCAGGACAGCTTTCTGCCTCATATGGAGGACGGGACAATCCTGCTGGTGGGCGCGACCACGGAAAACCCCTCGTTTGAACTGAACGCCGCCTTGCTCAGCCGTGCGCAGGTCCTGGTGCTGGAACGGCTGGGGCAAGAGGATCTGGAGGCGCTGGTGGCAAGGGCGGAAACCGCGCTGGACCGCGCCCTGCCGCTGGAACCGGGCGCGCGCGCGGCGCTGCTGGACATGGCCGACGGCGACGGGCGGGCGCTCTTGAACCTTGTCGAACAGGTCACCTCATGGCGACTGGACGCGCCTCTGGATGTCAACGGCCTGAAAACGCGGCTGATGAAACGCGCCGCCGTCTACGATAAATCCGGCGACGGGCACTACAACCTGATCTCGGCGCTGCACAAATCGGTGCGCGGCTCTGATCCCGATGCGGCACTGTACTGGTATGCAAGGATGTTGGAGGCAGGCGAAGACCCGCGCTACCTTGCCCGCCGCATCACCCGCATGGCGGTTGAGGACATCGCCTTGGCTGACCCGCAGGCGCAGGCGGTCTGCCTGCAAAGCTGGGAAACCTATGAACGGCTCGGCTCTCCTGAGGGGGAACTGGCCATCGCGCAGGCGCTGGTCTACATCGCGCTCGCCCCTAAATCCAATGCCGCCTACGTCGCTTACAAGGCCGCACGCCGCGCCGCTAAGGAAACCGGCAGCCTGATGCCCCCCAAACACATCCTGAACGCCCCTACCGGGCTGATGAAGGACCAGGGCTATGGCAAGGGCTACGCCTATGACCACGACGCCAAAGACGGCTTTTCCGGTCAGAACTACTTTCCAGACGACATGGAGCGTACAACCTTCTACGAACCGGTCGAACGCGGGTTTGAACGTGACCTGCGCAAACGCGTCGACTACTTCGCCCGCCTGCGCATCCAACGAACCGAAGACTGA
- a CDS encoding RluA family pseudouridine synthase yields the protein MSRVQTVTVGPGDGDQRLDRWFKRHFPHVAQGRIEKMCRKGEVRVDGARAKASTRVEVGQQVRIPPLPEPGEVESAPVKPKVSDQDAELMRSCVIYRDDHLIVINKPPGLATQGGSKQTRHVDGLSEALKFGFDEKPRLVHRLDKDTSGVLVLARTREAAKALTDAIRHKLTRKIYWALVAGVPVPYLGEIRYGLVKAPGHGHHGEGEKMLCVHPRDMNSTEGAKRAHTLYATLYRVASRASWVALEPLTGRTHQLRAHMAEIGHPIIGDGKYGGSGQENLGDGWGAQLGGDISRKLHLHARSMSFKHPFTGKPLSVTAPLPTHMAHSWDTLGWEESFAADDPFEELQ from the coding sequence ATGAGCCGGGTACAAACTGTCACCGTGGGGCCGGGCGACGGCGATCAACGTCTTGATCGCTGGTTCAAACGCCATTTCCCGCATGTCGCCCAAGGCCGCATCGAAAAGATGTGCCGCAAGGGCGAGGTGCGGGTAGACGGCGCACGGGCCAAAGCCTCGACCCGGGTCGAGGTCGGTCAGCAGGTGCGCATCCCGCCACTGCCCGAACCGGGCGAGGTCGAAAGTGCCCCGGTCAAGCCCAAGGTCTCTGATCAGGACGCAGAGCTGATGCGCTCTTGCGTGATCTACCGCGATGACCACCTGATCGTGATCAACAAGCCGCCCGGCCTGGCGACACAGGGCGGCAGCAAGCAGACCCGCCATGTGGACGGCCTGTCTGAGGCGCTGAAATTCGGATTTGACGAAAAGCCGCGTCTTGTGCACCGGCTGGACAAGGATACATCCGGCGTGCTGGTGCTGGCCCGCACGCGTGAGGCGGCCAAGGCGCTGACCGACGCCATCCGGCACAAGCTGACGCGCAAGATCTACTGGGCGCTCGTTGCAGGTGTGCCGGTGCCCTATCTGGGTGAAATCCGCTATGGGCTGGTCAAGGCGCCGGGCCACGGCCACCACGGCGAGGGCGAAAAGATGCTTTGCGTCCACCCGCGCGATATGAATTCGACAGAGGGCGCCAAGCGCGCGCATACGCTGTATGCCACGCTCTACCGTGTCGCCAGCCGCGCCTCATGGGTCGCGCTGGAGCCGCTCACCGGGCGCACGCACCAGCTGCGCGCGCACATGGCAGAGATCGGGCATCCGATCATCGGCGACGGCAAATACGGCGGATCGGGTCAGGAAAACCTTGGCGATGGCTGGGGCGCGCAATTGGGAGGCGACATCTCGCGCAAGCTGCACCTGCACGCGCGCTCGATGAGCTTCAAACATCCTTTCACCGGAAAGCCGCTGTCGGTGACCGCGCCGCTGCCGACGCATATGGCACACAGCTGGGATACGCTTGGCTGGGAAGAAAGCTTTGCCGCGGATGATCCGTTCGAGGAGCTGCAATGA
- a CDS encoding ATP12 family chaperone protein: MSEWAPKRFWQNAEVAQADQGFAVTLDGRGVKTPAKTPLVVPTEALAQEIAAEWAAQQERVNPATMPFTRMANSALDKVAPQHAAVADMLAAYGDSDLLCYRADSPAGLVDRQVAGWDPLLDWAEATYGARLTPVIGVMHRPQDPRALARLTAQVHGQSAFALAAFHDLVSMSGSLVLALAVIRGERDPVEAWALSRIDETWQEEQWGVDEEAAELAQRKSGEFQHAAVFHDLAEG; this comes from the coding sequence ATGAGCGAATGGGCCCCGAAACGGTTTTGGCAGAACGCCGAGGTGGCGCAGGCCGATCAGGGGTTTGCGGTCACGCTGGACGGGCGCGGTGTCAAGACGCCTGCCAAAACGCCGCTGGTGGTCCCGACAGAGGCCTTGGCGCAGGAGATTGCCGCCGAATGGGCGGCTCAGCAGGAGCGTGTGAACCCGGCCACCATGCCGTTTACCCGCATGGCGAACTCTGCGCTGGACAAGGTCGCGCCGCAGCACGCCGCCGTGGCCGATATGCTGGCGGCTTATGGTGACAGTGATTTACTGTGTTATCGCGCCGACAGCCCGGCGGGGCTGGTGGACCGGCAGGTGGCGGGATGGGATCCGTTGCTGGACTGGGCAGAGGCGACCTATGGCGCGCGGCTGACGCCGGTGATTGGTGTGATGCACCGCCCGCAGGATCCCCGCGCACTGGCCCGTCTGACGGCGCAGGTGCATGGTCAGTCCGCCTTTGCGCTGGCGGCCTTTCATGACCTTGTCTCCATGTCTGGGTCATTGGTGCTGGCGCTGGCGGTGATCCGGGGCGAACGCGACCCTGTCGAGGCCTGGGCGCTGTCGCGGATCGATGAGACGTGGCAGGAAGAGCAATGGGGCGTCGATGAAGAAGCGGCAGAGCTCGCCCAAAGAAAAAGCGGTGAGTTTCAACACGCGGCGGTTTTTCATGACTTGGCGGAGGGTTAG
- a CDS encoding HAD-IA family hydrolase — MTLRLVIFDVDGTLVDSQGDILGAMGAAYASEGLERPSREDILSIVGLSLPQAFAVLAPALAPEQRTRLVEGYKEAYAGLRLTGGPEASPLYPGIHALLNQLSARDDVLLGIATGKSRRGLTALLESHGLTQMFVTRQCADGNPSKPHPAMLYTAIEEAGVEVEQAMMIGDTSYDMEMARAAGIARIGVTWGYHPPEALVDAQHVVNDAVALERAIDTILGAMP, encoded by the coding sequence ATGACCCTGCGGCTGGTGATCTTTGACGTCGACGGGACGCTGGTCGACAGTCAGGGCGATATTCTGGGCGCGATGGGTGCGGCCTATGCCTCAGAGGGGCTGGAGCGACCATCGCGGGAGGATATTCTGTCCATCGTCGGCCTGTCGCTGCCACAGGCGTTTGCGGTGCTGGCCCCCGCGCTTGCCCCGGAGCAACGGACGCGGCTGGTCGAGGGCTATAAAGAGGCCTACGCTGGTCTGCGGCTGACCGGCGGGCCAGAGGCGTCCCCGCTGTACCCCGGAATCCACGCCTTGCTAAATCAACTGTCCGCCCGTGATGATGTGCTGTTGGGGATCGCCACGGGAAAATCGCGACGTGGGCTGACGGCGCTGCTTGAAAGCCACGGCCTGACACAGATGTTCGTCACCCGGCAATGCGCTGACGGCAACCCGTCAAAACCGCATCCCGCCATGCTGTATACCGCGATCGAAGAGGCCGGGGTTGAGGTTGAACAGGCGATGATGATCGGTGACACCAGCTATGACATGGAAATGGCGCGCGCCGCCGGCATCGCCCGCATCGGCGTGACATGGGGATATCATCCGCCTGAGGCGCTGGTGGACGCGCAACATGTCGTGAACGATGCGGTCGCGTTGGAGCGCGCTATCGACACCATTCTGGGAGCGATGCCATGA
- a CDS encoding ferredoxin gives MTPADLREADLTAACAGLRVRGALHPGSEDGAPVGTGTLVLLGPDEPGFWPLFSFSPEYFDGRPDPLDRWSKRVISALAGDWGGEALFPSDGPPYAPFLTWALTSGRAWSSPVGMLVHDAAGLFISYRAAIALPVRLALPDAVNKPCGTCGQPCQTACPVGALAPGQAYDVARCKAHIASEAGRTCRTAGCLVRRACPVAKDFYRRPEQSAFHMRAFLGDAAP, from the coding sequence ATGACCCCGGCGGACCTGCGCGAGGCTGACCTGACGGCTGCCTGCGCGGGCCTGCGTGTGCGTGGCGCTCTGCATCCCGGCTCCGAGGATGGCGCCCCCGTCGGCACCGGCACTCTGGTGTTGCTTGGCCCGGATGAGCCGGGCTTCTGGCCGCTGTTCTCCTTCAGCCCGGAATACTTTGATGGCAGGCCAGACCCGCTGGATCGCTGGTCGAAACGGGTCATTTCAGCATTGGCCGGTGACTGGGGCGGCGAAGCGCTGTTCCCCTCGGACGGCCCGCCCTACGCGCCGTTCCTGACCTGGGCGCTGACCTCGGGCCGCGCATGGTCCTCGCCCGTGGGGATGTTGGTGCATGACGCGGCAGGTCTTTTCATCAGCTACCGGGCCGCCATTGCCTTGCCGGTGCGACTGGCCCTTCCCGACGCGGTCAACAAACCCTGCGGAACCTGCGGGCAGCCCTGTCAAACCGCCTGTCCCGTCGGCGCATTGGCCCCCGGACAGGCCTATGACGTGGCGCGTTGCAAGGCCCACATCGCATCAGAGGCGGGCCGCACCTGCCGCACCGCAGGCTGCCTCGTACGCCGCGCCTGCCCGGTGGCCAAGGATTTCTACCGTCGTCCCGAACAATCCGCCTTTCACATGCGCGCCTTCCTCGGAGATGCGGCCCCATGA
- a CDS encoding CDP-alcohol phosphatidyltransferase family protein, with amino-acid sequence MTPRIKPETSALSVHLLTATGAVFAMLAMLAAVREEWSLMFLWLVVAFAVDGIDGPLARKFDVKTHAPRFDGVLLDLIIDYLTYVFIPAFALFQSGLLPGWTGWFAIILITFSSAMYFADNRMKTADNSFQGFPGCWNMLVLVLFAIEPGFWVIIVLVTLLAVAMFLPLKFIHPVRTERWRAVSLPVALAWTIFAGWAAWVHFHPASWAHWGLLVTSVYLLFAGIAQQMFPTRD; translated from the coding sequence ATGACTCCCCGTATCAAACCCGAAACAAGCGCCCTTTCCGTCCACCTGCTGACAGCGACCGGTGCGGTTTTTGCGATGTTGGCCATGCTGGCTGCGGTGCGGGAAGAATGGTCGCTGATGTTCCTGTGGCTGGTGGTGGCGTTCGCTGTGGACGGCATCGATGGACCGTTGGCGCGAAAGTTTGACGTCAAGACCCATGCGCCCCGGTTTGACGGGGTGCTGCTGGATCTGATCATCGACTATCTCACTTACGTCTTCATTCCCGCCTTTGCCCTGTTTCAATCCGGGTTGTTGCCGGGCTGGACAGGCTGGTTTGCGATCATCCTCATCACCTTTTCCAGCGCGATGTATTTTGCCGACAACCGGATGAAGACGGCGGACAATTCCTTTCAAGGGTTTCCCGGCTGCTGGAACATGTTGGTGTTGGTACTGTTCGCGATAGAGCCGGGGTTCTGGGTGATCATCGTGCTGGTCACGCTTCTGGCGGTGGCGATGTTCCTGCCGTTGAAGTTCATTCATCCGGTCCGTACGGAGCGCTGGCGCGCTGTATCGCTGCCGGTGGCGCTGGCCTGGACGATCTTTGCCGGCTGGGCGGCTTGGGTGCACTTTCACCCGGCCAGTTGGGCGCATTGGGGGCTGTTGGTGACATCGGTCTACCTGTTGTTCGCCGGGATAGCACAGCAGATGTTCCCAACGCGCGACTGA
- the xylB gene encoding xylulokinase — MFVGLDLGTSGLRALLIDGAGLPLGSAQRAYAPVHPHPGWSEQDPADWVAAVDAALVELAAAHPQAMAQVRGIGVSGHMHGATLLDDTGAVLRPCILWNDTRSAVEAAELDGTDGVRALSGNIVFPGFTAPKLLWVARHEPEVFARVATVLLPAAYMNFHLTGARFADMSDSAGTAWLDVGARDWSARLLEVSGMSADQMPRLVEGCEAGGTLRPDLAGRWGMSGEVIVVGGAGDNAASACGVGAMREGTGFVSLGTSGVVLAGRDGYAPLPESAVHTFCHAVPGQWYQMGVILAATDSLNWLSRVTGASPAELSQEVGDTLDGPGDLQFLPYLSGERTPHNDSDIRGGFLNIDVGTERRDMTRAVMEGVAFALRDCAEALKASGARLDHMLAIGGGAQSRYWVELLATVLGVPLALPEKGDFGAALGAARLAMLGAGAGSVDEVMAPPPIRETIAPNAALTAGYDAAYTSWRQIYPAVKGLT; from the coding sequence ATGTTTGTCGGTCTGGATTTGGGAACCTCGGGGCTGCGCGCCCTTCTGATCGATGGCGCGGGCCTGCCGCTGGGCAGCGCACAGCGCGCCTATGCGCCGGTTCATCCGCATCCCGGCTGGTCCGAGCAGGATCCGGCGGACTGGGTTGCCGCAGTGGATGCCGCACTGGTGGAACTGGCCGCCGCGCATCCGCAGGCCATGGCGCAAGTGCGTGGCATCGGCGTTTCGGGCCATATGCATGGGGCCACCCTGCTGGACGACACGGGCGCTGTGCTGCGACCCTGCATCCTGTGGAACGACACCCGCAGCGCGGTTGAGGCGGCAGAACTGGACGGGACGGATGGGGTGCGCGCGCTGTCGGGCAATATCGTCTTTCCCGGTTTTACCGCGCCCAAGCTGCTGTGGGTCGCGCGGCATGAGCCAGAGGTGTTTGCCCGTGTCGCCACTGTCCTGTTGCCGGCGGCCTACATGAACTTTCACCTGACCGGCGCGCGCTTTGCCGACATGTCCGACAGTGCGGGCACAGCGTGGCTGGACGTGGGCGCGCGCGATTGGTCGGCGCGTCTGCTGGAGGTGTCGGGCATGTCCGCCGACCAGATGCCGCGTCTGGTTGAGGGTTGTGAGGCGGGCGGCACGCTGCGGCCCGATCTGGCCGGGCGCTGGGGCATGTCCGGAGAAGTGATCGTGGTCGGCGGGGCGGGGGACAATGCCGCCTCTGCCTGCGGTGTCGGGGCGATGCGTGAGGGGACCGGGTTTGTGTCTCTGGGCACCTCCGGCGTGGTGCTGGCCGGGCGGGACGGCTATGCGCCCTTGCCCGAAAGCGCGGTGCACACGTTCTGCCATGCGGTGCCGGGACAGTGGTATCAGATGGGCGTGATCCTGGCCGCGACGGACAGTCTGAACTGGTTGTCGCGGGTGACGGGCGCTTCACCGGCGGAGTTGTCGCAAGAGGTGGGTGACACGCTGGACGGGCCGGGTGACCTGCAGTTTCTGCCCTATCTCTCTGGGGAACGGACGCCCCACAACGACTCCGACATTCGGGGCGGGTTTCTGAACATCGATGTCGGTACCGAGCGGCGCGATATGACGCGTGCAGTGATGGAGGGCGTCGCCTTTGCCCTGCGCGATTGTGCCGAGGCGCTGAAGGCGTCGGGCGCGCGGCTGGACCATATGCTGGCCATCGGTGGCGGTGCGCAGTCCCGCTATTGGGTCGAACTGCTGGCCACGGTGCTGGGCGTGCCTTTGGCCTTGCCTGAAAAGGGCGATTTCGGTGCGGCGCTGGGCGCGGCCCGGCTGGCTATGTTGGGCGCGGGTGCGGGCAGCGTCGATGAGGTCATGGCCCCGCCGCCGATCCGCGAAACCATCGCGCCAAATGCGGCGCTGACAGCGGGTTATGACGCGGCCTACACGTCGTGGCGGCAGATTTATCCGGCGGTCAAGGGGCTGACATAA
- a CDS encoding SixA phosphatase family protein — MKHLILIRHAKSDWGYDRPDHDRPLNARGRGAATAIGAWLHDNGHLPDEVLCSTSARTRETLTLLGTHAPTRLERALYHAAPDTMLQLLQSAQGNNVMLLAHNPGIAALAKALVRTAPDHPRFDAYPTCATLVAHFGIDTWKDLQPGTGTAHAFVVPRDLTDRPTP, encoded by the coding sequence ATGAAACACCTCATCCTGATACGCCATGCCAAATCGGACTGGGGGTACGATCGCCCGGACCATGACCGCCCATTGAACGCACGCGGGCGCGGCGCGGCGACGGCAATCGGCGCGTGGCTGCACGACAACGGACACCTGCCGGACGAGGTGCTGTGTTCGACATCGGCCCGCACCCGCGAAACCCTGACCCTGCTTGGCACTCACGCGCCCACCCGCTTAGAACGCGCGCTCTATCACGCGGCTCCAGACACCATGCTGCAGCTTTTGCAGTCCGCGCAAGGCAACAACGTCATGCTGCTGGCCCACAACCCCGGCATTGCCGCCCTGGCCAAGGCACTTGTCCGCACCGCGCCGGACCACCCGCGCTTTGACGCCTACCCCACCTGTGCCACGCTGGTGGCCCACTTCGGCATCGACACCTGGAAAGATCTGCAGCCCGGAACCGGCACAGCCCACGCCTTTGTCGTCCCGCGTGACCTGACGGACCGCCCCACGCCCTGA
- a CDS encoding trypsin-like peptidase domain-containing protein, translated as MFRAFVCFILLALPAGAQEPRVPQSPAEISLSFAPLVKQAAPGVVNIYARRIVDARSPFADDPVFGNLFREFQSRPRVQNSLGSGVILSADGIVVTNYHVVGQATDIHVVLNDRREYDAEILLADEESDLAIMRLAGASDMPHLTLRDSDTVEVGELVLAIGNPFGVGQTVSSGIVSGLARSGTATGNARGYFIQTDAPINPGNSGGALIDVAGQLIGVNTSILTRSGGSNGIGFAIPSALVAQFVEQAQEGHRRFQRPWAGMIGQPVNAELSDSLGLTVPGGVVIAELRPGSPFDSAGLQVGDVVVRVDRAPVNTPAEMLFRMSVRGIGRAAEVIYIRQGQEKIALVDMIAPPESPPRDTIDLGELSMLPGLRIARTNPAVIAELGLPHDAEGVVVLDPGPYGGQVGLLTGDRVLGINGRRIDAPRDVDQMLRGGGGRIQFEVLRGNRRLLLRFRA; from the coding sequence ATGTTCAGAGCATTTGTTTGTTTCATTCTGCTGGCCCTGCCGGCGGGGGCCCAAGAGCCGCGCGTCCCGCAAAGCCCGGCAGAAATATCACTCAGCTTTGCGCCGCTGGTCAAGCAGGCGGCGCCCGGTGTGGTCAACATCTACGCCCGCCGCATCGTGGATGCGCGCAGCCCGTTTGCCGACGATCCGGTCTTTGGCAACCTGTTCCGAGAGTTCCAGTCACGCCCAAGGGTGCAGAACTCGCTGGGGTCGGGAGTGATCCTGTCGGCGGACGGGATCGTGGTGACAAACTATCATGTTGTCGGGCAGGCGACCGATATCCATGTCGTCCTGAACGACCGGCGCGAATACGACGCCGAGATCCTGCTGGCGGATGAGGAATCGGATCTTGCCATCATGCGGCTGGCGGGGGCCAGCGACATGCCGCACCTGACGCTGCGCGACAGCGATACGGTTGAGGTGGGCGAACTGGTGCTGGCCATCGGCAACCCTTTTGGGGTGGGGCAGACCGTGTCGTCCGGCATCGTGTCAGGGCTGGCCCGTTCCGGCACCGCCACCGGCAATGCGCGCGGCTATTTCATCCAGACCGACGCGCCGATCAATCCGGGCAACTCAGGCGGGGCGCTGATCGACGTTGCGGGGCAGCTGATCGGGGTGAACACCTCTATCCTGACACGCTCTGGCGGGTCGAACGGCATCGGCTTTGCCATCCCGTCGGCGCTGGTGGCGCAGTTCGTCGAGCAGGCGCAAGAAGGCCATCGCCGGTTTCAACGGCCGTGGGCGGGCATGATCGGTCAGCCGGTGAACGCAGAACTGTCTGACAGTCTGGGCCTCACGGTGCCGGGCGGTGTGGTGATCGCGGAACTGCGCCCCGGCAGCCCCTTTGATTCGGCGGGTCTGCAAGTAGGGGACGTGGTGGTGCGGGTCGACCGCGCGCCGGTGAACACACCCGCCGAGATGCTGTTTCGCATGTCGGTGCGCGGCATCGGTCGCGCGGCAGAGGTGATTTATATCCGGCAGGGTCAGGAAAAGATCGCACTGGTTGATATGATTGCGCCGCCTGAATCGCCGCCGCGCGACACCATCGATTTGGGAGAATTGAGCATGCTGCCCGGCCTGCGGATTGCGCGGACAAATCCGGCGGTGATCGCGGAGCTGGGTCTGCCACATGACGCTGAGGGCGTGGTGGTGCTGGACCCCGGCCCATATGGCGGTCAGGTCGGCCTGCTAACCGGCGACCGGGTTCTGGGTATCAACGGCCGCCGGATCGACGCGCCGCGCGATGTCGACCAGATGCTGCGTGGCGGGGGCGGGCGCATACAGTTCGAGGTGCTGCGCGGCAACCGCCGCCTTCTCCTACGGTTCCGGGCCTGA
- a CDS encoding amino acid ABC transporter substrate-binding protein — MLRVLLCAATLLACATGAASAGTLEDVQQREKLSCGVNAGLIGFASLDSRNEWTGFDVDLCRALAAAVLGDPTAVNFVETTNATRFTLLLSGELDVLVRNTTWSFSTDVGLKLDFAGINYYDGQRFMVPKTMGVSSATELSGKRICMQPDTKTAMNLDEYFARNNITYERVEVESLAQAQTLYLEGACEVFTADASSLAAIRATFKAPGDHLLLGDVISKEPLGPVVRQGDDDWADVVRWVLNALITAEELGVTSVNIDEMRESTGNPEIARLLGTEGRMGELLGLDAEWAVRAIRAGGNYGEIFARNIGETTPIGLSRGLNLQWTNGGLLYSPPFR; from the coding sequence ATGCTGAGGGTACTACTTTGCGCGGCGACCTTACTGGCCTGTGCCACTGGTGCGGCCTCGGCCGGCACGCTGGAGGATGTGCAGCAGCGTGAAAAGCTGAGCTGCGGCGTCAATGCTGGCCTGATCGGGTTCGCCTCGCTGGATTCACGGAATGAATGGACCGGCTTTGATGTCGATCTGTGCCGTGCCCTTGCGGCGGCAGTTCTGGGGGATCCCACGGCAGTGAACTTTGTCGAAACCACAAACGCCACCCGCTTTACCCTGTTGCTGTCCGGGGAACTGGACGTTCTGGTGCGCAATACGACATGGAGCTTTTCGACCGACGTCGGACTGAAACTCGATTTCGCCGGGATCAATTATTACGATGGACAGCGGTTCATGGTGCCCAAAACCATGGGCGTCTCGTCCGCTACAGAGTTGAGCGGCAAGCGGATCTGCATGCAGCCCGACACCAAGACGGCGATGAACCTAGATGAGTATTTCGCACGCAACAACATCACATACGAACGCGTCGAAGTCGAAAGTCTGGCTCAGGCGCAGACACTCTACCTTGAAGGCGCGTGTGAGGTGTTCACGGCTGACGCGTCTTCCCTTGCGGCGATCCGCGCGACCTTCAAGGCGCCGGGGGATCACCTCCTGTTGGGCGACGTGATCTCGAAAGAGCCTTTGGGGCCGGTGGTCCGGCAGGGCGATGACGACTGGGCCGATGTGGTGCGCTGGGTTCTGAATGCGTTGATCACGGCAGAAGAACTGGGCGTGACGTCTGTGAATATAGACGAGATGCGTGAAAGCACCGGCAACCCGGAAATCGCCCGGTTACTGGGCACCGAGGGTCGCATGGGCGAGTTGCTGGGGCTGGACGCAGAGTGGGCTGTCCGGGCGATCAGGGCGGGTGGCAATTATGGCGAGATTTTTGCCCGCAACATCGGCGAAACAACCCCGATTGGCCTGTCGCGCGGGCTAAACCTGCAGTGGACCAACGGCGGGTTGCTGTATAGCCCGCCATTCCGCTGA
- a CDS encoding transglutaminase-like domain-containing protein: MHLRLGCQISVDVAMPTPMIFLLNVHYSRASNLERPDLLRTNPAVPTEAYRDSFGNWATRLVAPPGQMTVSTEGTLFDEGLSDPVGLDAPQVPVELLPSEVLEYLLPSRYCESDVLSNFAWDRFDQTPLGWARVQAVCDFVHGHIQFGYEHSRPTRTAVEALNEGVGVCRDYTHLAVALCRALNIPTRYCTGYVSDIGQSTPIRPMDFAAWMEVYLGGQWWTFDPRNNDTRFGRVLIARGCDAADVPMVHSFGRHDLTGFEVWIDQIDA; encoded by the coding sequence ATGCACCTTCGCTTGGGATGCCAGATTTCTGTTGATGTTGCGATGCCGACGCCGATGATCTTCCTACTGAACGTCCATTATTCCCGGGCCAGCAATCTGGAACGACCCGACCTGTTGCGCACCAATCCAGCCGTCCCGACAGAGGCGTACCGAGACAGTTTCGGCAATTGGGCCACGCGCCTTGTCGCGCCGCCGGGTCAGATGACCGTTTCGACCGAAGGCACGCTGTTTGACGAAGGCCTATCTGACCCGGTCGGGCTTGATGCCCCCCAAGTGCCCGTGGAACTGTTGCCCAGCGAGGTGTTGGAGTATCTTCTTCCCAGCCGGTATTGCGAAAGCGATGTGCTGTCGAATTTCGCGTGGGACCGGTTTGACCAGACCCCTCTGGGCTGGGCGCGGGTGCAGGCGGTCTGCGACTTTGTGCATGGCCATATCCAGTTTGGCTATGAACATTCGCGGCCCACACGCACCGCCGTCGAGGCGCTGAATGAGGGCGTCGGCGTCTGCCGGGATTACACTCATCTTGCCGTTGCGCTGTGTCGGGCATTGAACATCCCGACGCGGTATTGCACCGGCTATGTCAGCGACATCGGGCAAAGCACGCCGATCCGGCCAATGGATTTCGCTGCCTGGATGGAGGTGTATCTGGGCGGCCAGTGGTGGACCTTTGACCCGCGCAACAACGACACGCGCTTTGGCCGAGTGTTGATCGCGCGCGGCTGCGACGCGGCGGATGTGCCGATGGTCCACAGTTTCGGGCGGCACGACCTGACCGGGTTCGAAGTCTGGATAGACCAGATCGACGCCTAG